A portion of the Carettochelys insculpta isolate YL-2023 chromosome 26, ASM3395843v1, whole genome shotgun sequence genome contains these proteins:
- the TAF11 gene encoding transcription initiation factor TFIID subunit 11 isoform X2 — protein MEEAGEPVCEESGEAGSAPEVFPPAASPPGSGAVSAASEEPPAAAETSESEAAEPVGGSEPQEDSQASEGKTQESLELNSAETEDSTLQSSAAKKLKIEIKEKKEKKHKVDEDEIQKMQILVSSFSEEQLNRYEMYRRSAFPKAAIKRLVQSITGTSVSQNVVIAMSGISKVFVGEVVEEALDVCEKWGESPPLQPKHMREAVRRLKSRGQIPNSKYKKITFH, from the exons ATGGAAGAAGCTGGGGAGCCTGTTTGTGAGGAGAGCGGCGAGGCGGGCTCTGCCCCGGAGGTCTTTCCGCCGGCCGCATCGCCCCCCGGGAGCGGCGCGGTCTCGGCGGCCTCCGAGGAGCCGCCGGCTGCGGCCGAGACGAGCGAGAGCGAGGCGGCCGAGCCCGTCGGAGGCAGCGAGCCCCAAGAGGACAGCCAGGCGTCGGAG GGGAAGACCCAAGAAAGCTTGGAATTAAACTCAGCAGAAACAGAGGATTCTACATTGCAGTCTTCTGCAGCCAAGAAGTTAAAAATAGAGATaaaggagaagaaagagaagaagcATAAAGTAGATGAAGATGAAATTCAGAAAATGCA aatTTTGGTTTCTTCATTTTCTGAAGAGCAGCTGAATCGCTATGAGATGTACCGTCGGTCTGCTTTCCCCAAGGCTGCTATTAAACGG CTGGTCCAGTCCATCACTGGGACATCAGTGTCTCAGAATGTCGTTATTGCTATGTCTGGCATTTCCAAGGTCTTCGTTGGGGAGGTGGTAGAAGAAG CACTGGATGTATGTGAGAAGTGGGGAGAATCACCACCTCTTCAGCCCAAACACATGCGGGAGGCAGTCCGTCGGTTGAAATCGCGAGGGCAGATCCCCAATTCTAAGTACAAAAAAATCACCTTCCATTGA
- the TAF11 gene encoding transcription initiation factor TFIID subunit 11 isoform X1 has protein sequence MEEAGEPVCEESGEAGSAPEVFPPAASPPGSGAVSAASEEPPAAAETSESEAAEPVGGSEPQEDSQASEQGKTQESLELNSAETEDSTLQSSAAKKLKIEIKEKKEKKHKVDEDEIQKMQILVSSFSEEQLNRYEMYRRSAFPKAAIKRLVQSITGTSVSQNVVIAMSGISKVFVGEVVEEALDVCEKWGESPPLQPKHMREAVRRLKSRGQIPNSKYKKITFH, from the exons ATGGAAGAAGCTGGGGAGCCTGTTTGTGAGGAGAGCGGCGAGGCGGGCTCTGCCCCGGAGGTCTTTCCGCCGGCCGCATCGCCCCCCGGGAGCGGCGCGGTCTCGGCGGCCTCCGAGGAGCCGCCGGCTGCGGCCGAGACGAGCGAGAGCGAGGCGGCCGAGCCCGTCGGAGGCAGCGAGCCCCAAGAGGACAGCCAGGCGTCGGAG CAGGGGAAGACCCAAGAAAGCTTGGAATTAAACTCAGCAGAAACAGAGGATTCTACATTGCAGTCTTCTGCAGCCAAGAAGTTAAAAATAGAGATaaaggagaagaaagagaagaagcATAAAGTAGATGAAGATGAAATTCAGAAAATGCA aatTTTGGTTTCTTCATTTTCTGAAGAGCAGCTGAATCGCTATGAGATGTACCGTCGGTCTGCTTTCCCCAAGGCTGCTATTAAACGG CTGGTCCAGTCCATCACTGGGACATCAGTGTCTCAGAATGTCGTTATTGCTATGTCTGGCATTTCCAAGGTCTTCGTTGGGGAGGTGGTAGAAGAAG CACTGGATGTATGTGAGAAGTGGGGAGAATCACCACCTCTTCAGCCCAAACACATGCGGGAGGCAGTCCGTCGGTTGAAATCGCGAGGGCAGATCCCCAATTCTAAGTACAAAAAAATCACCTTCCATTGA